The Burkholderia cepacia ATCC 25416 genome includes a window with the following:
- a CDS encoding chloride channel protein: MRPDLPSAPAFPSPAATPFARMAVVTILTGVGAGLGGMLLALLLHAIQHVAFGYSVAHVIGTESFLTGVTGADPLRRLAVLIVCGIVAGGGWWALYRFGRPLISIRRAVRAADPRMPVVSTTIHALLQIVTVALGSPLGREVAPREIGSLLAGQLAHRAGLTPDDCRLMVACGAGAGLAAVYNVPLGGAIFVLEVLLGTFELRALVVAVATSAIAAAVAWIGLGNEHQYTVPPFVLSTPLVAWSIVCGPLFGFAAYGFVRLTTRARANAPKDGRLPVLALINFAVIGVLAMRFPQLLGNGKGPASLGFDGTLTIGLAAALLVLKVLIEAGSLRAGAEGGLLTPGLANGALLGVVLGGLWSLVWPGASIGACALVGATAFLAASMQMPITAVLLLLEFTRADHDSLVPMLLAVAGSLVAYRVAQRWSEGRAKAMEVVNERAVAMR; this comes from the coding sequence ATGCGCCCCGATCTCCCGTCCGCCCCCGCATTCCCTTCGCCGGCCGCCACCCCGTTCGCGCGCATGGCCGTCGTCACGATCCTGACCGGCGTCGGCGCTGGCCTCGGCGGCATGCTGCTCGCGCTGCTGCTGCATGCGATCCAGCACGTCGCGTTCGGCTACAGCGTCGCGCACGTGATCGGCACCGAGAGTTTCCTCACCGGCGTGACCGGCGCCGATCCGCTGCGCCGGCTCGCGGTGCTGATCGTCTGCGGGATCGTCGCCGGCGGCGGCTGGTGGGCGCTGTACCGGTTTGGCCGACCGCTCATCAGCATCCGCCGCGCGGTGCGCGCGGCCGATCCGCGGATGCCGGTCGTCAGCACGACGATTCACGCGCTGCTGCAGATCGTCACCGTCGCGCTCGGCTCGCCGCTCGGCCGCGAAGTCGCCCCGCGCGAGATCGGATCGCTGCTGGCGGGGCAGCTTGCGCATCGTGCGGGGCTCACCCCCGACGATTGCCGGCTGATGGTCGCGTGCGGTGCGGGCGCGGGCCTCGCGGCCGTCTATAACGTGCCGCTCGGCGGCGCGATCTTCGTGCTCGAAGTGCTGCTCGGCACGTTCGAACTGCGTGCGCTGGTCGTGGCGGTCGCGACGTCGGCTATCGCGGCGGCCGTCGCGTGGATCGGCCTCGGCAACGAACACCAGTACACGGTGCCGCCGTTCGTGCTGAGCACGCCGCTGGTGGCATGGTCGATCGTCTGCGGGCCGCTGTTCGGCTTCGCCGCATACGGCTTCGTGCGGCTCACGACGCGCGCCCGGGCGAACGCGCCGAAAGACGGGCGGCTGCCCGTGCTCGCGCTGATCAACTTCGCGGTGATCGGCGTGCTCGCGATGCGGTTTCCGCAACTGCTCGGCAACGGCAAGGGCCCGGCGTCGCTGGGTTTCGACGGCACGCTGACGATCGGCCTCGCCGCCGCGCTGCTCGTGCTGAAGGTGCTGATCGAGGCCGGCAGCCTGCGGGCCGGCGCGGAAGGCGGCCTGCTGACACCGGGCCTCGCGAACGGTGCGCTGCTCGGCGTCGTGCTCGGCGGGCTGTGGAGCCTCGTGTGGCCGGGTGCGTCGATCGGCGCTTGCGCGCTCGTCGGCGCGACCGCGTTTCTCGCCGCGTCGATGCAGATGCCGATCACGGCGGTCTTGCTGCTGCTCGAGTTCACGCGCGCGGATCACGACAGTCTCGTGCCGATGCTGCTTGCCGTGGCCGGATCGCTCGTCGCGTATCGGGTGGCGCAACGGTGGAGTGAGGGGCGGGCGAAGGCGATGGAGGTGGTCAACGAGCGTGCGGTGGCGATGCGTTAA
- a CDS encoding STM2901 family protein, which yields MSNSYKYGVHDGLSREALLFLIFIEETGKAAGVDDAIGIAMVLLGQRFIRTRGKFANAVKGTSIASVVSRRLLPYELKHRILPTVTSFTSLVMLRIKFTRNIGAFVGRAIPGAGWVLLATDISLITHRTIGTYNSIVKPEDRLYG from the coding sequence ATGTCGAATTCGTACAAGTACGGCGTTCATGACGGCTTGAGCCGCGAAGCGTTGCTTTTCCTGATCTTCATCGAAGAGACTGGCAAGGCGGCGGGTGTAGATGACGCGATCGGTATCGCGATGGTGTTGCTGGGCCAGCGCTTTATCCGCACGCGCGGCAAGTTCGCAAACGCCGTCAAGGGCACCTCGATCGCGTCGGTGGTTTCTCGTCGCTTGCTGCCGTACGAACTGAAGCATCGGATTTTGCCAACCGTTACGTCGTTCACGAGTCTTGTCATGTTGCGGATCAAGTTCACGCGGAATATCGGCGCTTTTGTCGGGCGCGCCATTCCAGGAGCAGGTTGGGTCCTCCTGGCAACGGATATCTCGCTGATCACTCATCGCACGATCGGCACGTACAACAGCATCGTGAAGCCCGAGGATCGTTTGTATGGCTGA